The DNA region TGGCCGCCTCCGGCGGCTACTACACCGCTGCCGCGGCGGACCGCATCATAGCGCATCCGGCCACCATCACCGGCTCCATCGGCACCATCTTCCTGCGGCCCGACATGTCCGGACTTCTGGACTGGGTTCGTGTGAACGTTGAAGTAACGAAGTCCGGCGATCTCAAGGATATGGGCTCGCCGTTCCGGGCGTCGACAGAGCAGGAGCGTGCGCTTTTCCAGCAGATGATCCTGGATGAGAACGCCCGCTTCCTCGATATCGTGCGCACGTCCAGAAAGTTGGACGAAAACGCCATGCACGCCTTTGAGGACGGGCGGGTTCTCACGGCGCAGCAGGCCATGGACGCAGGGCTCGTGGACTCCCTTGGCTACCTCCACGACGGCTACGATGCGGCGCGCCACCTTTCCGGCGCCGGAGAAGACGCGCAAGTGGTGGTCTACCAGCGGCGCGAGTACCCGGATGACACGGGTTACAACACCATGGCCAGGTCGCCGATGCCGGGCGGCGCTGCCGCGGCGTTTGATGTGGAGAGCGCCCTGGGCGTGCCCCAGGCCGGGTTGTACCACCTTTGGCCCGGCGCCTTCGGCAACTGGGAGTAGGACGGCGGCGCGCAGCAAGGCACTCGCTCACCGGCGACGGTCGTCGTCTGGGGCAAGCGCGCAGCAAAACGGCCTTCGGCCCAGGTGGGATAGGGCGGATGTGCGACTCGATGCAGGGGGCAGCCGCGCGGGCCGCTACGGCATGAGGTAAAAGCCGAGCTCCTTGTCGCGCTCGCGATGCTCGGCAAAGGCGCAGCCGACGAACCGGCCTCGGACGTTGCGCACCATGACCCGGCGGTAAATGCGAGTGCCCTTGGAATCGTCCAGGTGGAAGAGCACATCGA from Oceanidesulfovibrio marinus includes:
- the sppA gene encoding signal peptide peptidase SppA: MHRIVSRVLACAVLVLLVAGCSPRINILGGFYREPLEEQTIEGRGTDKILLVRLQGTLKMSPSSALLYKRPSPVQRLDEQLAKAKDDSRIKAVVVSINSPGGTVGASDVCYDLIRRYKQETGNPVVAVLMEVAASGGYYTAAAADRIIAHPATITGSIGTIFLRPDMSGLLDWVRVNVEVTKSGDLKDMGSPFRASTEQERALFQQMILDENARFLDIVRTSRKLDENAMHAFEDGRVLTAQQAMDAGLVDSLGYLHDGYDAARHLSGAGEDAQVVVYQRREYPDDTGYNTMARSPMPGGAAAAFDVESALGVPQAGLYHLWPGAFGNWE